The following proteins are co-located in the Brevibacillus laterosporus DSM 25 genome:
- a CDS encoding DUF2325 domain-containing protein, producing MSILIIGGDRLGNILQILEEVGYKKIHHITGRKSSETSLKIPSDVKMILVLTDFVNHNLAKKIKSKAKDKQVPICFCKRSCSAVSQVLQMQTVSA from the coding sequence ATGTCTATATTAATTATCGGTGGGGATAGGTTAGGTAACATATTACAAATACTTGAAGAGGTTGGGTATAAAAAGATCCACCATATTACAGGTAGAAAAAGCTCAGAGACCAGTTTAAAAATCCCATCTGATGTGAAAATGATTTTAGTCTTAACCGATTTTGTTAATCATAACTTAGCGAAAAAAATCAAATCCAAAGCCAAAGATAAGCAAGTACCTATTTGTTTTTGTAAACGTTCTTGCTCGGCTGTATCTCAAGTGCTTCAAATGCAAACCGTTAGTGCTTAA
- a CDS encoding Lrp/AsnC family transcriptional regulator: protein MNKVEEVKAQRSLYSDLDDLDYQIVTQLQDNARLPFTQIAKELGVAEKTVRIRVQQMQEEGILSLVGVVNPIKAGILVQTMIQVAVENNMLEHVIDVMEHTHEIRLLILTSGDYQLLLQVFTRDHNELSDFLVQKLNKIKGITKTNVIVELKVLKSKLKFIR from the coding sequence ATGAACAAGGTGGAAGAGGTAAAAGCACAGCGATCTTTATACTCCGATTTAGACGACCTAGACTATCAGATTGTAACCCAGCTACAGGATAATGCTCGACTTCCTTTTACACAGATTGCAAAAGAGCTAGGCGTAGCTGAAAAGACAGTGCGTATCCGTGTCCAGCAAATGCAGGAAGAAGGTATTTTGAGCTTGGTAGGAGTAGTTAATCCGATTAAGGCTGGCATCCTTGTACAGACGATGATTCAAGTGGCTGTTGAGAATAACATGCTCGAGCATGTCATTGATGTCATGGAGCATACGCATGAAATCCGGCTTTTAATTTTAACATCTGGTGACTATCAACTGCTGCTTCAAGTATTTACAAGAGATCATAATGAATTGTCTGATTTTTTAGTACAAAAGCTAAACAAGATCAAAGGGATTACAAAAACGAATGTAATTGTGGAGCTTAAAGTGCTGAAGTCTAAATTGAAATTTATTCGGTAG